A DNA window from Naumovozyma dairenensis CBS 421 chromosome 8, complete genome contains the following coding sequences:
- the NHX1 gene encoding bifunctional K:H/Na:H antiporter NHX1 (similar to Saccharomyces cerevisiae NHX1 (YDR456W); ancestral locus Anc_5.573) yields the protein MSTKFLLSLSLRIAWSLAKTVTSTNDDDDELLPVPDGPELDDPISSEPFDEVSPVVEEMFSSWALFIMLFLLISALWSSYYLTQRKIRAVHETVLSIFYGMVVGLIIRLSPGNYIQDTVTFNSSYFFNVLLPPIILNSGYELNQENFFNNMVSILTFAIPGTFISACVLGTIVYLWTALGLESVHISFVDALSVGATLSATDPVTILSIFNAYQVDPKLYTIIFGESLLNDAISIVMFETCQKFHGQPAKFSSLFEGIGLFMMTFMVSLLIGVVIGIVVALLLKHTHIRRYPQIESCIILLIAYESYFFSNGCHMSGIVSLLFCGITLKHYAYYNMSRRTQITVKYIFQLLARLSENFIFIYLGLELFTEVELVYKPLLIIVTAISICVARWCAVFPLSRFVNWIYRMKTLRSMSGTMGDRMSVPEEIPYNYQMMTFWAGLRGAVGVALALGLQGEYKFTLLATVLVVVVLTVIVFGGTTAGMLEVLKIKTGCVTENDSDDEFDIEAPMPIPYPVTNSLQASPLLAGTYSDNNSAEISVENVAMDNDAGNGKSLPTGSISSPFRLQDASHVGSAFDFDTRDNDRGNNNSSRATPEDSNINKPLRDKLGNLFKSDSQWFQDFDEHVLKPVFLDNTNSPQGDSSTNIPSELGNRRR from the coding sequence ATGAGTACGAAATTCCTATTGAGTCTGAGTCTGAGAATTGCATGGTCTCTAGCCAAGACCGTGACGTCTACtaatgatgacgatgatgaacTTTTACCTGTACCAGATGGACCCGAATTAGATGACCCGATATCATCGGAACCTTTCGATGAAGTTAGTCCCGTAGTGGAAGAAATGTTTTCATCATGGGCTTTATTCATTATGTTGTTCTTATTAATTTCAGCATTGTGGTCCAGTTATTATCTAAcacaaaggaaaattagAGCTGTCCATGAAACTGTTCTTTCTATATTCTATGGTATGGTCGTAGGACTTATAATTAGATTATCTCCTGGTAATTATATTCAAGATACTGTGACTTTTAACtcttcttatttttttaatgttTTACTACCTCCTATCATTTTAAATTCAGGATACGAATTGAATCAAGAgaactttttcaataatatgGTTTCCATATTAACATTTGCCATACCTGGTACTTTCATATCTGCATGTGTATTAGGTACAATCGTCTATCTTTGGACTGCATTAGGCCTGGAAAGTGTACATATTTCATTCGTCGATGCATTATCTGTCGGTGCAACATTATCTGCAACAGATCCAGTCACAATCTTATCAATATTCAATGCATATCAAGTGGATCCTAAATTATATACTATCATCTTTGGTgaatcattattgaatgaCGCTATTTCTATTGTTATGTTTGAAACATGTCAAAAATTCCATGGACAACCAGCAAAATTTTCCtcattatttgaaggtATTGGATTATTCATGATGACATTCATggtttctttattaattgGTGTAGTCATTGGTATAGTAGTcgcattattattgaaacatACACATATTAGAAGATATCCACAAATTGAAAGCTGTATAATCTTACTTATAGCATATGAATCATACTTTTTCTCAAACGGATGCCATATGTCAGGTATCgtgtcattattattctgtGGTATCACTTTAAAACATTATGCCTACTATAATATGTCAAGAAGAACTCAAATTACtgtgaaatatatattccaacTATTAGCACGATTATCAGAGAActtcatattcatttatttagGATTGGAACTTTTCACTGAAGTAGAATTGGTTTATAAACCTTTATTGATTATTGTGACAGCTATATCCATTTGTGTTGCACGTTGGTGTGCTGTTTTCCCATTATCTCGTTTCGTGAATTGGATTTATAGAATGAAAACTTTGAGATCAATGAGTGGAACCATGGGCGATAGAATGTCTGTTCCAGAGGAAATACCATataattatcaaatgatgaCATTTTGGGCAGGTTTACGTGGTGCCGTTGGTGTTGCATTGGCCCTAGGGTTACAAGGTGAATATAAATTTACTCTTTTAGCTACTGTATTAGTGGTAGTCGTTTTGACTGTTATTGTATTTGGTGGTACTACAGCAGGTATGTTAGAAGTTTTAAAGATCAAGACGGGATGCGTTACAGAAAATGATAGTGATGACGAATTCGACATTGAGGCACCCATGCCAATACCATACCCTGTTACAAATAGTCTTCAGGCATCTCCTTTATTAGCTGGTACATATtctgataataattcagcAGAAATATCAGTGGAGAATGTAGCCATGGACAATGATGCTGGAAATGGGAAATCTCTTCCCACAGGTAGTATATCTTCACCATTTAGATTACAAGACGCATCGCATGTAGGGAGTGCATTCGATTTTGATACTAGAGATAATGATAGaggtaataataacagttCAAGAGCAACACCAGAGGACTCTAATATCAATAAACCATTGAGAGATAAATTGGGgaatttattcaaatctGACTCACAATGGTTCCAAGATTTCGATGAGCATGTCCTGAAACCAGTATTTTTAGATAATACCAATTCACCACAAGGTGATTCATCAACTAATATACCTTCTGAACTAGgaaatagaagaagataa